In Massilia antarctica, the following are encoded in one genomic region:
- a CDS encoding sensor histidine kinase codes for MMHDFLADNHDELARRCRVKVGARPGRSATDEQLEDGIPLFLDQLISTLRIEQTTTPSDSRRVSGPAGGGAALSEVSVSAARHGKDLLAMGLSVDQVVHDYGDLCQAITDLAVERKAPFEVDEFRTLNRCLDNAIAEAVTEFSFLKDAIVADAHASDTREKMGYFAHELRNLLGTASLAFSAAKQGNLSLGGATGTILERSLTALEKLISTSLEDVRTVGPSNIVLDAFSLGELITEIDNAASLSAKMHGCTLRVAPVDPTLALVGTRDLLIAAVANLLQNAFKFTEPGTEIVLTAYASGNRIHIDVQDECGGLGAGVAEHMFLPFSQAGTDRSGIGLGLTIAKQSITANGGQLTVRDIPGKGCVFMISLPRDKMPT; via the coding sequence ATGATGCATGATTTTTTGGCGGACAACCACGACGAACTGGCGCGCCGGTGCCGGGTCAAGGTCGGCGCGCGGCCCGGCCGCTCCGCCACCGATGAGCAGCTCGAAGATGGCATTCCCCTCTTCCTCGACCAATTGATCAGCACCCTGCGCATCGAGCAGACCACCACGCCAAGCGACAGCCGGCGCGTGTCCGGACCGGCCGGTGGTGGCGCGGCCTTGTCGGAAGTGAGCGTGTCGGCCGCACGCCACGGCAAGGACTTGTTGGCCATGGGGCTGAGTGTCGACCAGGTTGTCCACGATTACGGCGACCTGTGCCAGGCGATCACCGACCTTGCCGTGGAACGCAAGGCGCCGTTCGAAGTGGACGAATTTCGCACCTTGAATCGTTGTCTCGACAACGCCATTGCCGAAGCGGTCACCGAATTCAGTTTCCTGAAAGATGCGATCGTCGCCGATGCGCACGCCTCGGACACACGCGAAAAAATGGGCTATTTCGCGCATGAACTGCGCAACCTGCTGGGGACGGCTTCCCTGGCCTTTTCCGCTGCCAAGCAGGGAAACCTGAGTCTCGGCGGCGCCACCGGCACCATTCTGGAGCGCAGCCTGACCGCCCTGGAAAAGCTGATCAGCACCTCGCTGGAAGATGTCAGGACCGTGGGTCCCAGCAATATCGTGCTCGATGCGTTTTCCTTGGGCGAACTGATCACCGAGATCGACAACGCCGCATCGCTGTCGGCGAAAATGCACGGCTGTACATTGCGGGTCGCCCCGGTTGACCCTACGCTGGCCCTGGTCGGAACCCGGGATTTGCTCATTGCGGCGGTGGCCAATCTGCTGCAAAACGCCTTCAAGTTCACCGAGCCCGGGACGGAAATCGTGCTGACGGCCTATGCTTCCGGAAATCGCATCCATATCGACGTCCAGGACGAATGCGGCGGCCTGGGCGCGGGTGTCGCGGAACACATGTTCTTGCCATTCAGCCAGGCCGGAACGGACAGGAGCGGTATCGGTTTGGGGTTGACCATCGCAAAACAAAGCATTACCGCCAATGGAGGGCAACTGACCGTGCGCGATATTCCCGGCAAGGGTTGCGTCTTCATGATCAGCCTTCCGCGCGACAAGATGCCGACCTAG